The following coding sequences are from one Synechococcus sp. HK05 window:
- a CDS encoding ATP-dependent Clp protease proteolytic subunit: MPIGTPSVPYRLPGSQYERWVDIYTRLGVERILFLGSEVNDAIANSLVAQMLYLDSEDNSKPIYLYINSPGGSVTAGLAIYDTIQYVKSDVVTICVGLAASMGAFLLGAGTKGKRLALPHSRIMIHQPLGGTAQRQASDIEIEAREILRIKDMLNKSMAEMTGQELAKIEKDTDRDYFLSAEEAKNYGLIDRVIAHPSEA; encoded by the coding sequence ATGCCCATCGGCACCCCCAGCGTTCCCTACCGCCTGCCCGGCAGCCAGTACGAGCGTTGGGTTGACATCTACACGCGCCTGGGCGTGGAGCGGATCCTGTTCCTGGGCTCCGAGGTGAACGACGCCATTGCCAACAGCCTGGTAGCGCAGATGCTCTACCTCGACTCGGAGGACAACTCCAAGCCGATCTACCTCTACATCAACTCACCGGGTGGCTCGGTGACCGCCGGTCTGGCGATCTACGACACCATCCAATACGTGAAGAGCGATGTGGTGACCATCTGCGTGGGTCTGGCTGCCTCGATGGGTGCTTTCTTGCTCGGCGCCGGCACCAAGGGCAAGCGGCTGGCTCTGCCCCACAGCCGGATCATGATCCACCAGCCCCTGGGCGGCACGGCTCAGCGCCAAGCCAGCGACATCGAGATTGAGGCCCGCGAAATCCTGCGCATCAAGGACATGCTCAACAAGAGCATGGCGGAGATGACCGGCCAGGAGCTGGCCAAGATCGAGAAGGACACCGACCGCGACTACTTCCTCAGTGCCGAGGAAGCCAAGAACTACGGCTTGATCGACCGCGTGATTGCCCATCCCAGCGAGGCCTGA
- a CDS encoding PIN/TRAM domain-containing protein — translation MVDTLILVLFVVSGAAAGWLGVDLLPEQQLIRIENLEQLSWILGAGGGLAGLLAGVVFQRLRKRLMEQVRTMPTDLLVSRAVGLILGLLVANLLISPILFLSLPWELVLVKPLAAVAANVFFGVSGYNLAEVHGRTLLRLFNPNSTEALLVADGVLMPASAKILDTSVIIDGRVRGLLDSGLLEGQVIVAQAVIDELQALADSSNNEKRSKGRRGLKLLSSLRERYGRRLVVNTTRYEGNGVDDKLLKLAADTGGTLLTADYNLTKVAEVQTVKVMNLSELVIALRPEVQPGDELNLKIVRDGKEANQGVGYLDDGTMVVVDGAHGRSGERLPVVITGALQTPTGRMVFGKLEGATGPSPAKPRSTGKKSAPSKGDPGTANPR, via the coding sequence ATGGTGGACACCCTCATCCTGGTGCTGTTCGTGGTGTCAGGGGCCGCCGCTGGATGGCTGGGGGTCGACCTGCTGCCCGAACAGCAGCTGATCCGCATCGAAAACCTGGAGCAGCTGAGCTGGATCCTGGGGGCCGGAGGGGGGTTGGCAGGCCTACTCGCCGGTGTGGTGTTCCAACGGCTGCGCAAGCGCCTGATGGAGCAGGTGCGCACCATGCCCACCGATCTGCTGGTGAGCAGGGCAGTGGGCCTGATCCTAGGCCTGCTGGTGGCCAACCTTCTGATTTCACCGATCCTGTTCCTGTCGCTCCCCTGGGAGCTGGTGCTGGTGAAGCCCCTGGCGGCAGTGGCAGCGAACGTGTTCTTTGGCGTGTCGGGCTACAACCTGGCGGAGGTGCACGGCCGCACCCTGCTGCGCCTGTTCAACCCCAACAGCACCGAAGCCCTGCTGGTGGCCGATGGCGTGCTGATGCCCGCCAGCGCCAAGATCCTCGACACCAGCGTGATCATCGATGGGCGGGTGCGCGGCCTGCTCGATTCCGGCTTGCTGGAGGGCCAGGTGATCGTGGCCCAGGCGGTGATCGATGAACTGCAGGCCCTGGCCGATTCGAGCAACAACGAAAAGCGCAGTAAGGGCCGCCGCGGCCTGAAGTTGCTCAGCAGCCTGCGGGAGCGCTACGGCCGCCGCCTGGTGGTGAACACCACCCGCTACGAAGGCAACGGCGTCGACGACAAGCTGCTCAAACTGGCGGCCGATACCGGCGGCACCCTGCTCACAGCCGATTACAACCTCACCAAGGTGGCCGAGGTGCAGACCGTGAAGGTGATGAACCTGAGCGAGCTGGTGATCGCCCTGCGCCCCGAGGTGCAGCCGGGTGATGAGCTCAACCTGAAGATCGTGCGCGATGGGAAGGAAGCCAACCAGGGGGTGGGCTACCTCGACGACGGCACGATGGTGGTGGTGGATGGCGCCCACGGCCGCAGCGGTGAGCGCCTGCCGGTGGTGATCACCGGGGCCCTGCAAACCCCCACGGGCCGAATGGTGTTCGGCAAGTTGGAGGGGGCCACGGGGCCGTCGCCCGCCAAACCCCGATCCACGGGCAAGAAATCCGCACCCTCGAAAGGCGATCCGGGCACCGCCAACCCCCGCTAG
- the panB gene encoding 3-methyl-2-oxobutanoate hydroxymethyltransferase codes for MRPADLLTCKQEGRPIAALTAWDALSAALVEQAGADLILVGDSLAMVVLGHATTLPVTLEEMILHTRAVGRGLQRPAAQQPLIVTDLPFLSYQCGGDAAVAAAGRVLKDSPAAAVKLEGAEPETLAVVDRLVRSGIPVMGHLGLTPQSVHQLGYRRQANDPLSQERLRRQARDLQAAGCFALVVEHVPADLAAGLSQELSIPVIGIGAGDQCDGQVRVTADLLGLTERQPPFSPPLLAGRALCIDALRSWVAGLQPQSPPPPTTPAAPAAPHC; via the coding sequence GTGCGACCTGCTGATCTGCTCACCTGCAAGCAGGAAGGGAGGCCCATCGCCGCCCTCACCGCCTGGGATGCCCTCTCAGCCGCGCTGGTGGAGCAAGCCGGCGCCGACCTGATCCTGGTGGGCGATTCCCTGGCGATGGTGGTGCTCGGCCATGCCACCACCCTGCCGGTGACGCTCGAGGAGATGATCCTGCACACCCGCGCCGTGGGGCGCGGCCTGCAGCGCCCGGCTGCGCAGCAGCCGCTGATCGTCACCGATCTGCCATTCCTCAGCTACCAGTGCGGCGGCGATGCCGCCGTGGCCGCCGCCGGGCGCGTCCTCAAAGACAGCCCTGCAGCCGCCGTAAAACTCGAAGGTGCCGAGCCAGAAACCCTCGCGGTGGTGGATCGCCTGGTGCGCAGCGGCATCCCGGTGATGGGGCACCTGGGCCTCACACCGCAATCGGTGCATCAACTGGGCTACCGGCGCCAGGCCAATGACCCCCTCAGCCAGGAACGGCTGCGCCGCCAGGCCCGCGATCTCCAGGCCGCCGGCTGCTTTGCCTTGGTGGTCGAACACGTGCCTGCCGATCTGGCGGCGGGCCTCAGCCAGGAGCTCAGCATCCCGGTGATCGGCATCGGCGCGGGCGATCAGTGCGATGGACAGGTGCGCGTGACCGCTGATCTCCTGGGCCTCACCGAGCGGCAGCCGCCCTTCTCGCCGCCGCTGCTGGCGGGCCGTGCGCTCTGTATCGATGCCCTCAGGAGCTGGGTGGCGGGTCTGCAACCGCAGAGCCCTCCTCCTCCCACCACGCCAGCAGCTCCCGCAGCACCGCATTGCTGA
- the hemW gene encoding radical SAM family heme chaperone HemW, whose protein sequence is MTGAVAADGLKKAACLIPAALAREGNRPAPHAWPPRSAYLHIPFCHRRCFYCDFPVVPLGDRASAEPGAPGSASIAHYLEQLQREIDLAPSGPPLSTVYVGGGTPSLLSAEQLKVLLALLRRRFGLAPGAEVSLELDPASFDQQRLAGYLAAGVTRVSLGGQSFSDAVLEQLGRRHRGADLREAAGWLRQAQTSGRLQSWSLDLIQGLPGQSLAGWREQLQQAMALQPPHLSVYDLIVEPGTVFERLEQRGALALPESDLAADLMELTARTLGAAGYGHYEISNYALPGHASRHNRVYWSGAGWWGFGMGATAAPWGVREARPRTREGYAAWLDQAERAQPLGHERLHTAPETGMPLDERWMVGFRRREGVRIDVPEALRRRWQPFVDQGLLLQEGPRWRLRDPEGLALSNAVLRELLAWWEEEGSAVADPPPSS, encoded by the coding sequence ATGACCGGTGCTGTGGCTGCCGACGGCTTGAAGAAGGCAGCATGCCTGATCCCGGCGGCTTTGGCCCGGGAAGGTAACCGGCCTGCACCGCACGCATGGCCGCCGCGCAGCGCCTATCTGCACATCCCGTTCTGCCACCGGCGCTGCTTCTACTGCGATTTCCCCGTGGTGCCGCTGGGGGATCGCGCTAGCGCCGAGCCCGGCGCCCCGGGCAGTGCATCCATCGCCCACTACCTGGAGCAGCTGCAGCGTGAGATCGACTTGGCCCCCTCCGGGCCGCCCCTGTCCACTGTGTATGTGGGTGGTGGGACCCCATCGCTGCTGAGCGCTGAGCAGTTGAAGGTGTTGCTCGCGCTCCTGCGGCGCCGCTTTGGTCTGGCGCCCGGAGCGGAGGTGAGCCTTGAGCTTGACCCCGCCAGCTTCGATCAGCAGCGCCTGGCCGGCTATCTCGCGGCGGGGGTCACACGCGTGAGCCTTGGGGGCCAGAGCTTCAGCGATGCGGTGCTCGAGCAGCTAGGCCGCCGCCACCGCGGCGCCGATCTGCGGGAGGCAGCGGGCTGGCTGCGGCAGGCTCAAACCAGCGGCCGACTGCAGAGCTGGAGCCTGGATCTGATTCAGGGCTTGCCGGGGCAGAGCCTGGCCGGTTGGCGAGAGCAGCTTCAGCAGGCGATGGCGCTGCAGCCGCCCCATCTCTCGGTCTACGACCTGATCGTGGAGCCCGGCACCGTGTTTGAGCGCCTCGAGCAGCGCGGTGCTCTGGCCCTGCCGGAGAGCGATCTCGCGGCGGATTTGATGGAGCTCACCGCCCGCACCCTTGGCGCCGCGGGCTACGGCCACTACGAGATTTCCAACTACGCCCTGCCGGGCCATGCTTCCCGCCACAACCGCGTCTACTGGAGCGGCGCCGGCTGGTGGGGCTTCGGCATGGGAGCCACCGCGGCGCCCTGGGGTGTGCGCGAGGCGCGCCCGCGCACCCGCGAGGGTTATGCAGCCTGGCTCGATCAGGCAGAACGCGCGCAGCCGCTTGGCCATGAGCGCTTACACACGGCGCCGGAGACAGGGATGCCGCTCGATGAGCGCTGGATGGTGGGGTTCCGGCGGCGGGAGGGAGTGAGGATCGATGTGCCGGAAGCGTTAAGGCGCCGTTGGCAGCCCTTTGTGGATCAGGGCCTGCTGCTGCAGGAGGGGCCGCGCTGGCGCCTGCGTGATCCCGAGGGGCTCGCCCTCAGCAATGCGGTGCTGCGGGAGCTGCTGGCGTGGTGGGAGGAGGAGGGCTCTGCGGTTGCAGACCCGCCACCCAGCTCCTGA
- a CDS encoding ATP-dependent Clp protease proteolytic subunit produces the protein MSVSAPYYGDSAVMRTPPPDLPSLLLKERIVYLGLPLFSDDDAKRQMGIDVTELIIAQLLYLEFDNPEKPIFFYINSTGTSWYSGDAIGFETEAFAIADTIRYVKPPVHTICIGQAMGTAAMILSAGTKGHRAALPHASIVLHQPRSGARGQASDIQIRAKEVLHNKQTMLEMLSANTGRSVEQLAKDSDRMTYLTADEAVEYGLIDRVLTSQKLPSQLPAGAGVSPGNPGIS, from the coding sequence ATGTCGGTGTCAGCTCCCTACTACGGCGATTCCGCCGTGATGCGCACCCCACCGCCCGATCTGCCCTCACTGCTGCTGAAGGAGCGGATCGTGTATCTGGGGCTGCCGCTCTTCAGCGACGACGATGCCAAGCGTCAGATGGGCATCGACGTGACCGAGCTGATCATTGCCCAGCTGCTGTATCTGGAGTTTGACAACCCGGAGAAGCCGATCTTCTTCTACATCAACTCCACCGGCACCAGCTGGTACTCCGGCGATGCCATCGGCTTTGAAACCGAGGCTTTCGCCATCGCCGACACGATCCGCTACGTGAAGCCCCCGGTGCACACCATCTGCATCGGCCAGGCCATGGGCACCGCGGCGATGATCCTCAGCGCCGGCACCAAGGGCCATCGCGCCGCCCTGCCCCACGCCTCGATCGTGCTGCACCAGCCCCGCAGCGGCGCCCGCGGCCAGGCCAGCGACATCCAGATCCGGGCCAAAGAGGTGCTGCACAACAAGCAGACCATGCTCGAAATGCTCTCGGCCAACACCGGCCGCAGCGTGGAGCAGCTGGCGAAAGACTCCGACCGCATGACCTACCTCACGGCCGATGAAGCTGTGGAGTACGGCCTGATCGATCGGGTGCTCACCAGCCAAAAGCTTCCGAGCCAACTACCGGCCGGCGCCGGCGTGAGCCCCGGCAATCCCGGTATCAGCTGA